The Yersinia intermedia genome window below encodes:
- the flhC gene encoding flagellar transcriptional regulator FlhC: protein MMSKKSIVQEVKEIQLAMELISLGARLQILESETQLSRGRLVKLYKELRGISPPKGMLPFSADWFMTWEQNIHSSMFYNVYQFLQKNRQYQKVEIIIKAYYLYLEQFPQQLGKKPLLSLTRAWTLVRFVDSNMLQLSACSCCGGAFITHAHQPISCFICNLCHPPSRAVKKRKLSPNLESIAYIPG from the coding sequence ATGATGAGCAAAAAAAGTATTGTTCAAGAAGTTAAAGAGATTCAACTTGCCATGGAATTGATCTCTTTAGGCGCACGCTTACAGATACTGGAAAGTGAAACGCAACTCAGCCGTGGCCGCCTGGTCAAACTGTATAAAGAGTTACGTGGTATATCCCCTCCTAAGGGAATGCTGCCATTTTCTGCCGATTGGTTTATGACATGGGAACAGAACATTCATTCATCGATGTTTTATAATGTTTATCAATTCCTACAGAAAAATAGGCAATATCAGAAAGTAGAAATCATTATCAAGGCTTATTATTTATACTTGGAACAGTTTCCACAACAGCTTGGTAAAAAACCATTGTTATCCTTGACACGGGCTTGGACATTGGTGCGCTTTGTCGACAGTAATATGTTACAACTTTCCGCCTGCAGTTGCTGTGGTGGTGCTTTTATTACCCATGCGCATCAACCCATTAGTTGTTTTATCTGCAATTTATGCCACCCTCCATCCCGTGCAGTAAAAAAACGTAAACTTTCTCCGAACCTGGAAAGCATTGCGTATATTCCAGGCTGA
- the flhD gene encoding flagellar transcriptional regulator FlhD: protein MDKSELLKHLHNINLSYLLLAQRLIKDEKALATFRLGIDEAMVDVLSKLTLPQLIKLAEINQLICHFRFDDHSTVERLTKESRIDDLQQVHTCILLSSQLQQKLPGKRESTMMRGADDEQKKYCSRS from the coding sequence ATGGACAAGTCTGAACTGCTTAAACACCTTCATAATATCAATTTGTCATATTTGCTTTTGGCGCAACGTTTGATAAAGGATGAAAAGGCGTTGGCAACATTCCGTTTGGGAATTGATGAAGCGATGGTCGATGTATTGTCAAAACTCACATTGCCACAACTGATCAAATTGGCAGAAATCAATCAACTGATCTGCCATTTCCGTTTCGACGATCATAGCACCGTTGAGCGTTTGACCAAAGAGTCCCGTATCGACGATCTGCAACAAGTCCATACGTGTATTTTGCTATCAAGCCAGTTACAGCAAAAGTTACCGGGTAAAAGGGAGAGTACAATGATGAGGGGGGCTGATGATGAGCAAAAAAAGTATTGTTCAAGAAGTTAA